GAACAACGTTTTTTGTGTTATGTACTGGGTTTGCTAATCTGCTCTATAAGTTGCTCATAGGAGTTACTCTAACACCACCATATATCGAGACTTTACGTCCTCTCACAATACCTGTCTTGTCTGATGTGCCGTACGTTGGTGACGCACTCTTCAAGCATAACTTGTTCGTGTATCTGTCCTTCATCTTGGTCGCAACGTCTTACTACATGCTCTATAAAACGTACGTAGGGCTTAACTTTAGAGCGGTGGGTGAGAATCCTAAAGCAGCTGATACTCTAGGAATCAACGTAACCCTATACAGATATGTAGGAACTATCATAGGAACTATCCTGATGTCTGTTTCCGGAAGCTACTTAGTCTTATCTACTACAGGCCTCTATACCGAAACTATAGTTTTAGGTAGGGGCTGGATCTCTGTAGGTATAGCTATCTTCGGCAGGTGGCACCCTCTCTGGGCTTTAGTAGGCTCTGCACTATTCGCTGGTGTTGAGTCTTTAGTCTACTTGATCCAGAGTCTTCAGAGTGTTTTAGGTCTTAGGGTACCGCCAGAGTCTCTCTTAACGTTGCCATTCATAGCTACGTTAATAGTTTTGGCTTTAGTGTATAAGAGGGCTGAACTGCCTCAAGCTATTGGGAGACCTTACGACAGGGAAGCGCCTGAAGAATATACTTAAACAACACTATAGCGTCTATATGTATCGCTGATACATATTTTTCATGCAATAGTTTTATTAATTACTCACTACCAACTAAATCGGTGTGTTTGAATTGGTTTATGCTTACGTGAGGTACGTATTGCTAGCTCTTGTTTTAGTGATGCTTATTCCGGCTACAGCTTTATGGAGTGAGACGCTTAAAGTGAATGTTTCGGTTAACGTGACACGCGCTGACCTAGACATAGGTTCTTGGAGGGTTTTCGTGAATTACACTTGCGGCGTGTGTAGGGGGATTGAAGAAGGTTATGTTAGCTTGAGTGAAGACTATGATACGATAATTATTTACTTAGACGACGAGAAAACACGTAATGTTTGGGTAGGCTTAGTCATAGAAAACAATTATGGAGTGCCGGCAACACTTAAGGGCTTTAGAGTAAGCTTTAGTGATTACTCAGGTACTTACGAGTTAGGGGAAGACAACTACAGAGTCTATCCCTACGAACCCGTCAAGCAGGGAGTTGGCAACATGCCTTACTGGGGTCAGCTGAGGTGTGAAGACCTCCCTATAGAATACTACTTAACGGAACTACCTATTACGATCAATACTGGCTGGAAAGCAGTAGTCTGGATTAACGTGAGTACTTACGGGATGAATAACGGCAACCTAACAATAAAACTAGCTTACGATACTGGCACTAACTAATTAAGAAGTCTCGGCAAGCAACTCGAGCTGTAGACCCCTACTCAAGACTATAGTCAGAACACTAATCATCAAACACTAACTGAAATCCTCCTCACCTTCGAGGCTTATTTACTCGCAAGAGCTTCTCTCACTAGGGTTGAGTATGGAGATAGTTTTAAGGCCTGTGGGCGTGGTCAGAACCAACTTTAGCGACGAGGAAGTCAAGAATTCTGAGGAGGGAGTTCCAGGCATTATAGAGGTCTACGAAGAATACGCTGAGGGTCTTGAAGGAATTGATGGATTCTCTCACATAATACTGATAACCTACCTCCATAAAGTCACGGAAGAACAGAAGAAAGTACTTAAAGTCAGGCACAAACGCTTAATCAAGTATGGACTCAAACTAGAAGAACTCCCTGAAGTCGGCGTCTTCTGCACCGACTCACCCCACAGACCCACACCAATAGGACTCACAATAGCTAGACTCACTAAGCGTGAGGGGAGACTCCTACACGTGGAAAACCTAGACTTATTCGACGGAACACCAGTACTAGACATAAAACCCTACAC
This DNA window, taken from Zestosphaera sp., encodes the following:
- a CDS encoding ABC transporter permease → MSTASLDLTAIIVSYVRTVLIYLVPYLLTSLGVVISGRSGIYNISAEGVMLLGASVTFLSTYFSSGNIMAGILYAVFVGVLVGLAFGFLTISLKLNQFVVGTTFFVLCTGFANLLYKLLIGVTLTPPYIETLRPLTIPVLSDVPYVGDALFKHNLFVYLSFILVATSYYMLYKTYVGLNFRAVGENPKAADTLGINVTLYRYVGTIIGTILMSVSGSYLVLSTTGLYTETIVLGRGWISVGIAIFGRWHPLWALVGSALFAGVESLVYLIQSLQSVLGLRVPPESLLTLPFIATLIVLALVYKRAELPQAIGRPYDREAPEEYT
- the tsaA gene encoding tRNA (N6-threonylcarbamoyladenosine(37)-N6)-methyltransferase TrmO; protein product: MEIVLRPVGVVRTNFSDEEVKNSEEGVPGIIEVYEEYAEGLEGIDGFSHIILITYLHKVTEEQKKVLKVRHKRLIKYGLKLEELPEVGVFCTDSPHRPTPIGLTIARLTKREGRLLHVENLDLFDGTPVLDIKPYTPDRAVSNEELKFPEWFTKLHNKVKTRTGRKNQSSRVAFTAWVSKNISCGV